One Strix uralensis isolate ZFMK-TIS-50842 chromosome 9, bStrUra1, whole genome shotgun sequence DNA segment encodes these proteins:
- the ACTL6A gene encoding actin-like protein 6A isoform X1, giving the protein MSGGVYGGDEVGALVFDIGSYTVRAGYAGEDCPKVDFPTAIGVVLERDNGSTLMEIDGDKGKQGGPTYYIDTNALRVPRENMEAISPLKNGMIEDWDSFQAILDHTYKMHIKSEASLHPVLMSEAPWNTRAKREKLTELMFEHYNIPAFFLCKTAVLTAFANGRSTGLILDSGATHTTAIPVHDGYVLQQGIVKSPLAGDFITMQCRELFQEMNIEIIPPYMIASKEAVREGSPANWKRKEKLPQVTRSWHNYMCNCVIQDFQASVLQVSDSTYDEQVAAQMPTVHYEFPNGYNCDFGAERLKIPEGLFDPSNVKGLSGNTMLGVSHVVTTSVGMCDIDIRPGLYGSVIVAGGNTLIQSFTDRLNRELSQKTPPSMRLKLIANNTTVERRFSSWIGGSILASLGTFQQMWISKQEYEEGGKQCVERKCP; this is encoded by the exons ATGAGTGGCGGCGTGTATGGCGGAG ATGAAGTTGGGGCTCTTGTTTTTGACATTGGCTCGTATACAGTGAGAGCAGGCTATGCAGGAGAGGACTGTCCAAAG GTTGATTTTCCAACAGCCATTGGTGTGGTACTAGAAAGGGACAATGGCAGCACTCTGATGGAGATTGATGGTGACAAAGGCAAACAGGGGGGCCCGACTTACTACATAGACACCAACGCCCTCAGAGTTCCCAGGGAAAATATGGAGGCCATTTCACCTTTAAAAAATGGAATGA TTGAAGACTGGGATAGTTTTCAGGCAATTTTGGATCACACTTATAAGATGCATATTAAATCTGAAGCAAGTTTGCATCCTGTCCTTATGTCCGAAGCACCA tggAATACTAGAGCAAAGCGTGAAAAACTGACTGAATTGATGTTTGAACACTACAACATCCCTGCTTTTTTCTTGTGTAAAACCGCTGTTCTAACAGC TTTTGCTAATGGGAGATCTACAGGTCTCATTTTGGATAGTGGAGCAACACACACCACTGCTATTCCAGTGCATGATGGATATGTACTTCAGCAAG GTATTGTAAAATCGCCACTTGCAGGAGACTTTATTACTATGCAGTGCCGAGAATTGTTTCAGGAAATGAACATAGAGATAATTCCTCCATACATGATTGCTTCAAAG GAAGCAGTTCGTGAGGGGTCACCAGCAAATTGGAAGCGAAAAGAGAAGTTACCCCAGGTCACTAGGTCTTGGCACAACTACATGTGTAAT TGTGTCATTCAGGACTTCCAAGCTTCTGTCCTCCAAGTATCAGATTCAACCTATGATGAACA GGTAGCAGCACAAATGCCAACAGTTCATTACGAGTTCCCCAACGGCTATAACTGTGACTTTGGTGCTGAGCGTCTAAAAATTCCTGAGGGATTGTTTGACCCTTCTAATGTAAAG GGTTTATCTGGTAACACGATGTTGGGTGTGAGCCACGTTGTCACAACAAGCGTTGGAATGTGTGATATAGACATCAGGCCG GGCCTCTATGGCAGCGTGATTGTTGCAGGAGGAAACACTCTGATACAGAGTTTCACAGACAGATTGAACAGAGAGCTGTCTCAGAAAACTCCACCG AGCATGCGCCTGAAGTTGATAGCGAACAACACAACAGTGGAGCGGAGGTTCAGCTCGTGGATTGGTGGTTCAATTTTGGCTTCTTTG ggtaCTTTTCAACAGATGTGGATTTCTAAACAAGAATACGAAGAAGGAGGGAAACAGTGTGTAGAAAGAAAATGTCCTTAA
- the ACTL6A gene encoding actin-like protein 6A isoform X2, which yields MAEVDFPTAIGVVLERDNGSTLMEIDGDKGKQGGPTYYIDTNALRVPRENMEAISPLKNGMIEDWDSFQAILDHTYKMHIKSEASLHPVLMSEAPWNTRAKREKLTELMFEHYNIPAFFLCKTAVLTAFANGRSTGLILDSGATHTTAIPVHDGYVLQQGIVKSPLAGDFITMQCRELFQEMNIEIIPPYMIASKEAVREGSPANWKRKEKLPQVTRSWHNYMCNCVIQDFQASVLQVSDSTYDEQVAAQMPTVHYEFPNGYNCDFGAERLKIPEGLFDPSNVKGLSGNTMLGVSHVVTTSVGMCDIDIRPGLYGSVIVAGGNTLIQSFTDRLNRELSQKTPPSMRLKLIANNTTVERRFSSWIGGSILASLGTFQQMWISKQEYEEGGKQCVERKCP from the exons ATGGCGGAG GTTGATTTTCCAACAGCCATTGGTGTGGTACTAGAAAGGGACAATGGCAGCACTCTGATGGAGATTGATGGTGACAAAGGCAAACAGGGGGGCCCGACTTACTACATAGACACCAACGCCCTCAGAGTTCCCAGGGAAAATATGGAGGCCATTTCACCTTTAAAAAATGGAATGA TTGAAGACTGGGATAGTTTTCAGGCAATTTTGGATCACACTTATAAGATGCATATTAAATCTGAAGCAAGTTTGCATCCTGTCCTTATGTCCGAAGCACCA tggAATACTAGAGCAAAGCGTGAAAAACTGACTGAATTGATGTTTGAACACTACAACATCCCTGCTTTTTTCTTGTGTAAAACCGCTGTTCTAACAGC TTTTGCTAATGGGAGATCTACAGGTCTCATTTTGGATAGTGGAGCAACACACACCACTGCTATTCCAGTGCATGATGGATATGTACTTCAGCAAG GTATTGTAAAATCGCCACTTGCAGGAGACTTTATTACTATGCAGTGCCGAGAATTGTTTCAGGAAATGAACATAGAGATAATTCCTCCATACATGATTGCTTCAAAG GAAGCAGTTCGTGAGGGGTCACCAGCAAATTGGAAGCGAAAAGAGAAGTTACCCCAGGTCACTAGGTCTTGGCACAACTACATGTGTAAT TGTGTCATTCAGGACTTCCAAGCTTCTGTCCTCCAAGTATCAGATTCAACCTATGATGAACA GGTAGCAGCACAAATGCCAACAGTTCATTACGAGTTCCCCAACGGCTATAACTGTGACTTTGGTGCTGAGCGTCTAAAAATTCCTGAGGGATTGTTTGACCCTTCTAATGTAAAG GGTTTATCTGGTAACACGATGTTGGGTGTGAGCCACGTTGTCACAACAAGCGTTGGAATGTGTGATATAGACATCAGGCCG GGCCTCTATGGCAGCGTGATTGTTGCAGGAGGAAACACTCTGATACAGAGTTTCACAGACAGATTGAACAGAGAGCTGTCTCAGAAAACTCCACCG AGCATGCGCCTGAAGTTGATAGCGAACAACACAACAGTGGAGCGGAGGTTCAGCTCGTGGATTGGTGGTTCAATTTTGGCTTCTTTG ggtaCTTTTCAACAGATGTGGATTTCTAAACAAGAATACGAAGAAGGAGGGAAACAGTGTGTAGAAAGAAAATGTCCTTAA